The genomic DNA CGAGCAGGCCGTTGCCGAGACGATGAAAAACCCCGCGGTGCAACAGGAATTCCGCGACCGCTACTACGAGGTGGTCCAGACCGGCCCGGCCGCGATGGCGCGGCAGCTTGACGGCGATCTCGGCCTGTACAGCGCGCTGGCCAGCAAATCGGGCATCTCGCTGGACCAGCAGTAGCCATCACACAACACAAGGGAAGAATCTCGTGAGCACACCCATCCAGCACCAACAGGTCATCGACGACCTGGTCACCGCCAACCGCATCCTGGCGCGTTTCGGCGTTCTCGACGGCTTCGGCCATGTCAGCGTCCGCCACCCGGGCAATCCCGCGCACTTCCTGCTGTCGCGCTCGCTCGCGCCGGAACTGGTGACCGCGCAGGACATCATGGAATTCGACGAATCCTCCGAACCCGCCAACGCGGACGCGCGCAAGCCCTATCTGGAACGCTACATCCACGGCGAGATCTACCGCGCGCGCCCCGACGTGCAGGCGATCGTCCACAGCCATTCGCCGTCGGTCATCCCCTATGCCGGATCGAATGTGCGGCTGCGCCCGATCTACCACATGGCCGGATTCCTTGGCGCCGGCGCGCCGGTGTTCGACATCCGTTGCTGCTTCGGCCACACCGACATGCTCGTCAGGAACCGCGACCATGGCCGCGAACTGGCGCAA from Achromobacter xylosoxidans includes the following:
- a CDS encoding class II aldolase/adducin family protein, whose protein sequence is MSTPIQHQQVIDDLVTANRILARFGVLDGFGHVSVRHPGNPAHFLLSRSLAPELVTAQDIMEFDESSEPANADARKPYLERYIHGEIYRARPDVQAIVHSHSPSVIPYAGSNVRLRPIYHMAGFLGAGAPVFDIRCCFGHTDMLVRNRDHGRELAQTLGQSKVSLMRGHGFVAVGGDIPVAVYRAIYTEMNAALQQKAIGLNGEITYLSDEEAAMADDMMAGVMNRPWELWKKQVSAQA